The following are from one region of the Microbacterium sp. cx-55 genome:
- the dprA gene encoding DNA-processing protein DprA, whose amino-acid sequence MSGPIEWESVADAVGPRGDAEDARRDRAARVWWSCIIEPGDRVGGALLRARGAAAAEEIVRHRPDPRDLAVIAGVSPAEARAALARWQPRVAANAMPDAVDRARRNRVQVIVPGDASWPSLLHDLGDHAPPCLWVRGDAARLALDAPSVALVGARAATSYGEHVANELAAGVAQSGIAVVSGAAYGIDGAAHRAALAVGGVTFAYLAGGCDRPYPAGHTDLIERIAASGAVISEVPCGAAPTKWRFLQRNRLIAAASDATIVVEAGIRSGSLNTAGHAAALGRPLGAVPGPVTSAASAGTHRLLREFDAVCITGPPDARELVGWEEASAPSPTDAGGADRTRVLDALSERTAWPVGDVAARAGMSVGDVEAVLGSLLLEGRVEPSGNGWRRRAR is encoded by the coding sequence ATGAGCGGGCCGATCGAGTGGGAGTCCGTCGCGGATGCGGTGGGTCCTCGCGGCGACGCCGAGGACGCGCGACGCGATCGCGCGGCACGCGTGTGGTGGAGCTGCATCATCGAGCCGGGAGACCGTGTCGGCGGCGCTCTCCTCCGGGCCCGGGGTGCGGCGGCCGCCGAGGAGATCGTCCGACACCGTCCGGATCCGCGTGATCTCGCGGTGATCGCCGGAGTTTCTCCCGCCGAAGCGCGGGCAGCTCTCGCACGGTGGCAGCCGCGGGTCGCCGCGAACGCGATGCCCGACGCGGTGGACCGGGCTCGTCGGAACCGCGTGCAGGTCATCGTGCCGGGGGATGCGTCGTGGCCCTCGCTCTTGCACGACCTGGGCGACCACGCGCCGCCGTGCCTCTGGGTGCGCGGCGATGCGGCGCGATTGGCGCTCGATGCTCCGTCGGTCGCGCTCGTCGGCGCGCGGGCGGCGACGTCTTACGGGGAGCACGTGGCGAACGAGCTCGCGGCGGGGGTTGCGCAGTCGGGTATCGCGGTCGTCTCCGGTGCGGCGTACGGCATCGATGGCGCGGCGCACCGTGCCGCGCTCGCGGTCGGCGGCGTGACGTTCGCCTACCTCGCGGGCGGATGCGATCGTCCCTATCCCGCCGGGCACACCGACCTCATCGAGCGTATCGCTGCATCCGGGGCCGTGATCAGCGAGGTCCCGTGCGGTGCGGCGCCGACCAAGTGGCGGTTCCTGCAGCGGAACCGTCTCATCGCCGCTGCATCCGACGCCACGATCGTGGTCGAGGCCGGCATCCGTAGCGGGTCGCTCAACACGGCGGGGCATGCGGCGGCGCTCGGGCGTCCGCTCGGCGCCGTGCCCGGGCCGGTGACCTCTGCCGCATCCGCGGGCACGCACCGGTTGCTGCGCGAGTTCGATGCCGTTTGCATCACCGGGCCACCCGACGCGCGAGAACTCGTCGGGTGGGAAGAGGCCAGCGCGCCGAGCCCGACGGATGCCGGCGGCGCAGACCGCACCCGCGTGCTCGATGCCCTGAGCGAGCGGACCGCCTGGCCGGTCGGTGACGTGGCGGCCCGCGCCGGCATGTCGGTGGGTGATGTCGAAGCGGTGCTTGGTTCTCTCCTGCTGGAGGGGCGCGTCGAGCCGTCGGGGAACGGATGGCGACGACGCGCCCGGTGA
- a CDS encoding YifB family Mg chelatase-like AAA ATPase, whose protein sequence is MSVARTWAVALSGLDGALVEVEADLSAQTPEFRIIGLGDRALGEAVQRVHNACANSGLPLPRRRITVNLSPASLPKQGSSFDLAIAIAALATDGGLDLTAVESTVHLGELGLDGRIRPVAGVLPAVIAAARAGRRRIVVPVANLPEAALVDDIEVFGATSLAEVACRYGADVEVPDAEPVARPVAAPPAGPDAPDLADVIGQREAVDALVVAAAGGHHMLLSGPPGAGKTMLAQRLPGILPPLDERAALAVASIRSLSGETVTTLSRTPPLEAPHHTASVVALVGGGSRVIRPGAIARASEGVLFLDEAGEFPASVLDALRQPLERGDIEIHRSGTAVRYPARFQLVLATNPCPCGNYGVRGAVCECAPYAIRRYLSRLSGPLLDRVDIELPLRRVSTVAADPMASRVTSAEARERVADARSRAADRLRLTPWRRNVDVSGAWLRDGPTAPEPAIRRPLDVALERGALTLRGYDRVLRLAWTLADLDHRPRLEPRDIGKALYMKKGIAA, encoded by the coding sequence ATGAGCGTCGCGCGGACGTGGGCGGTCGCGCTCTCCGGACTCGACGGAGCACTCGTCGAGGTCGAGGCCGATCTGAGTGCGCAGACGCCGGAGTTCCGGATCATCGGACTCGGTGATCGTGCGCTCGGAGAAGCCGTGCAGCGCGTGCACAACGCCTGCGCCAACTCCGGGCTCCCGCTGCCGCGCCGTCGGATCACCGTGAACCTGTCGCCGGCGAGTCTGCCCAAGCAGGGGTCGTCCTTCGACCTGGCGATCGCCATCGCGGCGCTCGCGACGGACGGTGGCCTGGATCTGACCGCGGTGGAGTCGACGGTCCATCTCGGCGAGCTCGGTCTGGACGGGCGGATCCGCCCGGTCGCGGGGGTGCTTCCCGCGGTCATCGCCGCCGCGCGGGCCGGCCGCCGCCGGATCGTCGTTCCGGTGGCGAACCTCCCGGAGGCCGCCCTCGTCGACGACATCGAGGTCTTCGGTGCGACGAGCCTCGCCGAGGTCGCGTGTCGGTACGGCGCCGATGTGGAGGTGCCGGATGCCGAACCCGTTGCGCGACCGGTCGCCGCGCCGCCGGCCGGGCCAGACGCGCCCGACCTGGCCGACGTCATCGGGCAACGCGAGGCGGTCGACGCGCTCGTCGTGGCCGCGGCCGGCGGCCACCACATGCTGCTCAGCGGACCGCCCGGGGCCGGCAAGACGATGCTCGCCCAGCGGCTGCCGGGCATCCTGCCGCCGCTCGACGAGCGCGCCGCGCTGGCGGTCGCCTCCATCCGTTCCCTGTCGGGCGAGACCGTGACGACGCTGAGTCGAACGCCTCCGCTGGAGGCGCCGCACCACACCGCGAGCGTGGTGGCGCTGGTGGGAGGCGGGTCGCGGGTCATCCGTCCCGGGGCGATCGCCCGCGCGAGCGAGGGAGTCTTGTTCCTCGATGAGGCGGGCGAATTTCCCGCTTCGGTGCTCGATGCGCTCCGGCAGCCGCTCGAGCGCGGCGATATCGAGATCCACCGCTCCGGCACCGCCGTCCGCTATCCGGCGCGGTTCCAGCTGGTTCTCGCGACGAACCCGTGCCCGTGCGGAAACTACGGGGTGCGCGGGGCGGTCTGCGAGTGCGCGCCCTATGCGATCCGTCGCTACCTGAGTCGGCTGTCGGGGCCGCTGCTCGACCGCGTCGACATCGAACTTCCGCTGCGACGGGTCTCGACCGTCGCCGCTGACCCGATGGCGTCGCGGGTGACGAGCGCCGAGGCGCGCGAACGCGTCGCGGATGCGCGCTCGCGCGCGGCGGACCGACTTCGCCTCACGCCCTGGCGTCGCAACGTCGACGTGTCCGGCGCGTGGCTTCGAGACGGGCCGACCGCACCGGAACCCGCCATCCGTCGCCCGCTCGATGTCGCGCTGGAACGGGGTGCTCTCACGCTGCGCGGGTACGACCGTGTGCTCCGGCTCGCCTGGACGCTCGCCGACCTCGATCATCGACCCCGGCTCGAACCCCGTGACATCGGGAAGGCGCTGTACATGAAGAAAGGGATCGCCGCATGA
- a CDS encoding YraN family protein, with translation MAAKDTLGRDGEDTAANYLRDAGYDILDRNWRCPLGEVDIIARDGDEIVVVEVKTRTTERYGHPLEAVDMRKRSRLWKLAAAWCRQHPDLARGRGVRVDAVAIVGASASEFRVEHLQDLR, from the coding sequence ATGGCAGCGAAAGACACTCTCGGTCGGGACGGCGAAGACACCGCAGCGAACTATCTGCGTGACGCCGGGTACGACATCCTCGACCGCAACTGGCGGTGTCCGCTGGGCGAGGTCGACATCATCGCCCGCGACGGCGACGAGATCGTCGTCGTCGAGGTCAAGACGCGAACGACCGAGCGGTACGGGCATCCTCTCGAGGCGGTCGACATGCGCAAGAGATCCCGGCTATGGAAGTTGGCGGCCGCGTGGTGCCGTCAGCATCCGGACCTCGCACGGGGGCGCGGCGTGCGGGTGGATGCCGTCGCGATCGTGGGCGCGAGCGCGTCGGAGTTCCGCGTCGAGCACCTGCAGGATCTCCGATGA
- a CDS encoding DUF2469 family protein, whose product MDEDAFEDYDRELELALYREYRDVVSQFQYVIETERRFYLANEVNVVRRDTEHDFYFEISMNDVWVWDIYRADRFVKGVRVLTFKDVNVEELSRRDFQLPEELSLDN is encoded by the coding sequence ATGGATGAGGACGCCTTCGAAGACTACGATCGCGAACTCGAACTCGCTCTCTACCGCGAGTATCGGGATGTCGTTTCGCAGTTCCAGTACGTGATCGAAACCGAACGGCGCTTCTACCTCGCCAACGAGGTGAACGTCGTCCGCCGCGACACGGAGCACGACTTCTACTTCGAGATCTCGATGAACGACGTGTGGGTGTGGGACATCTATCGCGCGGATCGGTTCGTCAAGGGCGTGCGGGTGCTGACGTTCAAGGACGTCAACGTCGAGGAGCTCTCGCGCCGGGACTTCCAACTTCCGGAAGAGCTGTCGCTCGACAACTGA
- a CDS encoding ribonuclease HII — protein sequence MTPPVPTLRLERSLWAEGRIVIACDEVGRGALAGPVAIGATVMAPRSGRPRVPEGLRDSKLIPEPRRADVAARAGAWVDASALGWSTSAEIDEVGIIRALGRAAHRAIDVLRAQGVPIADAIVILDGNHDYITPAGALECAVRPVIKADRDCASAAAASVLAKVGRDALMVDLHDEAPVYAWHRNKGYASAVHRAAIAEHGISAHHRSSWAISDAPALF from the coding sequence GTGACGCCTCCGGTGCCGACGCTGCGCCTGGAACGTTCGCTGTGGGCCGAGGGCCGGATCGTCATCGCGTGCGACGAGGTCGGTCGCGGTGCGCTCGCGGGCCCGGTCGCGATCGGGGCGACGGTGATGGCTCCGCGCTCGGGGCGACCGCGGGTGCCGGAGGGGCTTCGCGACTCGAAGCTGATCCCGGAGCCGCGGCGGGCCGATGTCGCCGCGCGCGCAGGTGCGTGGGTGGACGCGTCGGCGCTCGGCTGGTCGACGTCGGCGGAGATCGACGAGGTCGGCATCATCCGGGCGCTCGGGCGGGCGGCGCACCGCGCGATCGACGTGCTCCGCGCCCAGGGCGTGCCGATCGCGGACGCGATCGTGATCCTCGACGGAAACCACGATTACATCACCCCGGCGGGCGCGCTCGAGTGCGCCGTGCGACCGGTCATCAAGGCCGACCGGGACTGTGCGAGCGCGGCGGCCGCATCCGTGCTCGCGAAGGTCGGTCGCGATGCCCTCATGGTGGATCTCCACGACGAGGCCCCCGTGTACGCCTGGCACCGGAACAAGGGATACGCGAGCGCCGTGCACCGGGCGGCGATCGCCGAGCACGGCATCTCCGCGCATCATCGGTCGTCCTGGGCGATCTCAGACGCGCCCGCGCTGTTCTGA
- the lepB gene encoding signal peptidase I — MTTSDNRAHDAAPEVPIRDRRRRGMLTFLRDVVVIIIIALLVSFLVKTFLVRSFYIPSASMEHTLIEQDRILVDELTPRFGGYERGDVVVFRDPGGWLSPEMAAPSQGPVVDAIEWVLSLVGLAAPDSDDHLIKRIIGLPGDHVVCCNELGQLTVNGTPIDETSYTQLPEPGAPASGVDFDITVPAGSLWVMGDNRYRSQDSRFNQDQPGKGFVPVDNVVGRAFIITWPFDRFGPLDFHHEVFGAVPDAEEDPQP, encoded by the coding sequence ATGACCACCAGTGACAACAGGGCGCACGACGCGGCCCCCGAGGTTCCGATCCGGGACCGACGTCGGCGAGGGATGCTGACGTTCCTGCGTGACGTGGTGGTCATCATCATCATCGCGCTGCTCGTTTCATTCCTCGTCAAGACCTTCCTGGTGCGCTCGTTCTACATCCCCTCCGCGTCCATGGAGCACACGCTGATCGAGCAGGACCGCATCCTGGTCGACGAGCTCACCCCCCGCTTCGGCGGGTACGAGCGGGGCGACGTCGTGGTCTTCCGCGACCCGGGCGGCTGGCTCAGCCCTGAGATGGCCGCGCCGTCCCAGGGGCCCGTCGTGGACGCGATCGAGTGGGTGCTGTCGCTCGTCGGTCTCGCGGCCCCCGACAGCGACGATCATCTGATCAAGCGCATCATCGGGCTGCCCGGCGACCACGTCGTCTGCTGCAACGAACTCGGCCAACTCACCGTCAACGGCACCCCGATCGACGAGACGTCGTACACCCAGCTGCCGGAGCCCGGTGCACCGGCGTCGGGCGTGGACTTCGACATCACGGTGCCGGCGGGCTCGCTCTGGGTCATGGGGGACAATCGCTACCGCTCGCAGGACTCCCGCTTCAACCAGGATCAGCCCGGCAAGGGGTTCGTTCCGGTCGACAACGTCGTCGGGCGCGCGTTCATCATCACGTGGCCGTTCGACCGCTTCGGTCCGCTCGACTTCCACCACGAGGTCTTCGGCGCCGTTCCGGATGCCGAGGAGGACCCGCAACCGTGA
- the rplS gene encoding 50S ribosomal protein L19 codes for MQILDVVDAASLRSDIPVFAPGDTVKVHVNITEGTRSRIQVFQGVVIGRQGDGVRETFTVRKISFQVGVERVFPVHSPVIDKIEVVTRGDVRRAKLYYLRNLRGKKAKIKEKRDN; via the coding sequence ATGCAGATCCTCGACGTCGTCGATGCGGCATCGCTCCGCTCCGACATCCCCGTCTTCGCTCCCGGTGACACCGTCAAGGTGCACGTGAACATCACCGAGGGCACCCGCTCTCGTATCCAGGTCTTCCAGGGGGTCGTCATCGGCCGCCAGGGCGACGGTGTGCGCGAGACCTTCACGGTCCGCAAGATCAGCTTCCAGGTCGGCGTCGAGCGCGTCTTCCCGGTCCACTCCCCGGTCATCGACAAGATCGAGGTCGTCACCCGCGGTGACGTGCGTCGCGCGAAGCTCTACTACCTGCGTAACCTGCGCGGCAAGAAGGCCAAGATCAAGGAGAAGCGCGACAACTGA
- a CDS encoding MFS transporter permease, whose amino-acid sequence MWLRRAFFNWLFPAAFALPLWLFVGWGVFNAGGWAFLWVLFIAIPSVFLGQIALTLITRSRPSVRAARAVSWGDVAGIGVWHALTIALGFYVSAWWAPVMVLTVVFGVVLIWWQLRRLWREAAPSAMLLRAENGATYIPAPAEQPRAQRGAQPHEVIVVEETAHTER is encoded by the coding sequence ATGTGGCTGAGGCGAGCGTTCTTCAATTGGCTGTTCCCGGCCGCGTTCGCGCTGCCGCTCTGGCTCTTCGTCGGATGGGGCGTCTTCAACGCCGGCGGGTGGGCGTTCCTCTGGGTGCTGTTCATCGCCATCCCCTCGGTCTTCCTCGGGCAGATCGCGCTCACGCTGATCACGCGCAGCCGACCGAGTGTGCGCGCCGCGCGTGCGGTGTCGTGGGGAGACGTCGCCGGGATCGGCGTGTGGCACGCGCTCACGATCGCCCTCGGGTTCTACGTCTCGGCGTGGTGGGCCCCGGTGATGGTGCTGACCGTCGTCTTCGGTGTCGTGCTGATCTGGTGGCAGCTGCGTCGGCTCTGGCGGGAGGCGGCGCCGAGCGCCATGCTCCTGCGTGCGGAGAACGGGGCCACCTACATCCCCGCGCCGGCCGAACAGCCACGTGCGCAGCGTGGTGCCCAGCCGCACGAGGTCATCGTCGTCGAAGAAACCGCGCACACCGAGCGCTGA
- the map gene encoding type I methionyl aminopeptidase produces the protein MIELRTPAEIEQMRPVGRFVAEVLATLRDETSVGTNLLAIDRRAHDMIRRAGAESCYIDYHPSFGASPFGKVLCTSVNDAVLHGLPHDYTLRDGDLVSLDFAASLGGWVADSAVSFVVGTPRDEDLRLIETTQRALDAAIEAAIVGHRIGDISAAIAEVAHGEGYSINMDFGGHGVGRVMHGDPHIANDGKPGRGYPLRAGLVMALEPWFLATTDKLVTDPDGWTLRSVDGSRGAHSEHTMAVTADGPIVLTDRSFLGVD, from the coding sequence ATGATCGAACTGCGCACCCCGGCCGAGATCGAGCAGATGCGGCCCGTCGGCCGCTTCGTCGCCGAGGTTCTCGCGACCCTCCGGGACGAGACCTCCGTCGGAACGAACCTGCTCGCGATCGATCGTCGCGCGCACGACATGATCCGACGGGCCGGAGCCGAGTCCTGCTACATCGACTACCACCCGTCGTTCGGTGCGAGTCCCTTCGGAAAGGTGCTCTGCACCTCGGTCAACGATGCAGTGCTGCACGGGCTCCCCCACGACTACACGCTGCGCGACGGCGACCTCGTCAGCCTCGACTTCGCGGCATCACTCGGTGGCTGGGTCGCCGACTCCGCCGTATCGTTCGTCGTCGGCACACCGCGCGATGAAGACCTGCGGCTGATCGAGACGACGCAGCGGGCACTGGATGCGGCCATCGAGGCGGCCATCGTCGGGCACCGCATCGGCGACATCTCGGCCGCCATCGCCGAGGTCGCCCACGGCGAGGGGTACTCGATCAACATGGACTTCGGCGGCCACGGCGTCGGTCGGGTCATGCACGGCGATCCGCACATCGCGAACGACGGAAAACCGGGTCGCGGATACCCGCTGCGCGCGGGCCTCGTGATGGCCCTCGAGCCGTGGTTCCTCGCGACGACCGACAAGCTCGTCACCGACCCGGACGGCTGGACGCTCCGGAGCGTCGACGGATCGCGCGGAGCGCACTCCGAGCACACCATGGCCGTCACGGCGGACGGTCCGATCGTTCTGACCGACCGGTCCTTCCTCGGCGTCGACTGA
- the trmD gene encoding tRNA (guanosine(37)-N1)-methyltransferase TrmD, with protein MRIDVVTIFPAFFDVLEVSLLGKARGNGILDVRVHDLRDYTNDRHRKVDDTPFGGGAGMVMKPEPWGDVLDAIVADADSTPTFVFPSPAGERFVQRTAREWSTSEHLVFGCGRYEGIDERVFTYAATLGPVRLASLGDYVLNGGEVAAMAMIEAVGRLVPGVVGNPESLVEESHEDGLLEYPSYTKPASWRGLDAPDVLLSGHHGRVAQWRREQQIERTRARRPDLLGE; from the coding sequence GTGCGCATCGACGTCGTGACGATCTTCCCGGCGTTCTTCGACGTCCTCGAGGTCTCTCTCCTCGGCAAAGCGCGAGGCAACGGCATCCTGGATGTGCGCGTGCACGACCTGCGCGACTACACGAACGATCGTCATCGCAAGGTCGACGACACGCCGTTCGGAGGCGGCGCCGGGATGGTCATGAAGCCCGAGCCATGGGGTGACGTGCTCGATGCGATCGTCGCGGACGCGGACTCGACCCCGACGTTCGTGTTCCCGTCGCCCGCCGGTGAGCGGTTCGTCCAGCGCACCGCGCGGGAGTGGTCGACATCGGAACACCTGGTGTTCGGATGCGGTCGGTACGAGGGCATCGACGAGCGTGTGTTCACCTACGCGGCGACGCTCGGCCCGGTGAGGCTCGCGAGCCTCGGCGACTACGTGCTCAATGGCGGCGAGGTCGCGGCGATGGCGATGATCGAAGCGGTCGGGCGACTCGTGCCCGGCGTGGTCGGAAACCCGGAGAGCCTGGTGGAGGAATCACACGAGGACGGGCTCCTCGAGTACCCCTCGTACACGAAGCCCGCGTCCTGGCGGGGCCTCGACGCGCCCGACGTGCTGCTGAGCGGCCATCACGGCCGCGTCGCGCAGTGGCGTCGGGAGCAGCAGATCGAGCGCACGCGCGCGCGTCGCCCCGACCTGCTCGGCGAGTAG
- the rimM gene encoding ribosome maturation factor RimM (Essential for efficient processing of 16S rRNA) — MSSPHTAKTQLRVGRLVKAHGLKGAMKVELYTDDPDGRFTPGASFTLQVPDSSPWFGKSVTVREFKWMNSHAVLFLDGVEDRSAAETLVRAILWIDQDAETESGEDDAWFDHQLVGLAVVRDGQTVGRVARVDHMPAQDLLVITASDDREVLVPFVKAIVPEVDVAAGRVIVTPPPGLFEELPSDDTDEDPAPEEPESAEDADTVEDPAPTDPKD; from the coding sequence ATGAGTTCCCCCCACACCGCCAAGACCCAGCTCCGCGTCGGCCGCCTCGTGAAGGCCCACGGACTCAAGGGTGCGATGAAGGTCGAGCTCTACACCGACGACCCCGACGGGCGTTTCACGCCGGGGGCCTCCTTCACGCTGCAGGTTCCCGACTCGTCGCCGTGGTTCGGAAAGAGCGTCACGGTGCGCGAGTTCAAATGGATGAACTCCCACGCGGTGCTCTTCCTCGATGGAGTCGAAGACCGCTCCGCCGCCGAGACTCTCGTTCGCGCGATCCTCTGGATCGATCAGGATGCCGAGACCGAGTCGGGCGAAGACGATGCCTGGTTCGATCACCAGCTGGTCGGACTCGCGGTGGTCCGCGACGGTCAGACCGTCGGCCGCGTGGCGCGTGTCGACCACATGCCCGCGCAGGATCTGCTCGTGATCACCGCTTCCGATGACCGCGAAGTGCTGGTGCCCTTCGTGAAGGCCATCGTCCCCGAGGTCGACGTCGCTGCGGGCCGCGTGATCGTGACCCCGCCGCCCGGGCTGTTCGAAGAGCTTCCCTCCGACGACACCGACGAGGATCCCGCCCCCGAGGAGCCCGAGTCCGCCGAGGACGCCGACACTGTCGAGGATCCGGCCCCGACCGACCCGAAGGACTGA
- a CDS encoding RNA-binding protein: MLSAALEHVVKGIVDHPDAVRIVSSMSPRGDVLEVHVHPDDRGRVIGRGGRTAKSLRTVIGALADGARVRVDVADD; this comes from the coding sequence GTGCTGTCCGCCGCGCTCGAGCACGTCGTCAAGGGGATCGTCGATCACCCGGACGCCGTGCGTATCGTCTCGTCCATGTCGCCTCGCGGTGACGTGCTCGAGGTGCACGTCCACCCCGATGATCGGGGTCGCGTGATCGGGCGCGGCGGTCGCACCGCCAAATCCCTCCGCACCGTGATCGGCGCCCTCGCCGACGGTGCGCGCGTCCGCGTCGACGTCGCCGACGACTGA
- the rpsP gene encoding 30S ribosomal protein S16 yields MAVKIRLKRLGKIRAPYYRIVVADSRTKRDGRVIEEIGKYHPTEQPSFIEVDSDRAQYWLGVGAQPTEQVLALLKLTGDWGRYQGDANAVSTVQVAEPKQPFSVDASKKSVVKPKAEKKADAPAEAPAADAENTEA; encoded by the coding sequence GTGGCTGTCAAGATCCGTCTCAAGCGACTCGGCAAGATCCGTGCGCCGTACTACCGCATCGTCGTGGCCGACTCGCGCACCAAGCGCGATGGTCGTGTCATCGAGGAGATCGGCAAGTACCACCCCACCGAGCAGCCCTCGTTCATCGAGGTCGACTCCGACCGCGCGCAGTACTGGCTCGGCGTCGGCGCACAGCCGACCGAGCAGGTCCTCGCGCTGCTGAAGCTCACCGGTGACTGGGGCCGCTACCAGGGCGACGCCAACGCCGTCAGCACCGTCCAGGTCGCCGAGCCGAAGCAGCCGTTCTCGGTCGACGCGTCCAAGAAGTCGGTCGTCAAGCCGAAGGCCGAGAAGAAGGCCGACGCACCTGCCGAGGCGCCCGCCGCCGACGCTGAGAACACCGAGGCGTAA
- a CDS encoding glutamate--cysteine ligase: MTVPFATSPRSSVGLEWEIMLADGASGDLVPRGPEVLDAIGDQVAGERFSITGELLTNTVEVTSGVGGTVEAAVDDIADAIAAVREVTDPRGIELLCAGSHPFAQWFDQQVTDKTRYHTLIERTQWWGRNMMIWGIHVHVGVDDVRKVMPIIRALTVYLPHLQALSASSPFWAGERTGYASNRSLVFQQLPTAGLPWPLTDWAAYEAYLDDMVRTGVMEDASEVRWDVRPAPKWGTIEIRACDGMSTLPELSAVAAFAQVLVEWFSRRLDAGDDLVELQPWFVRENKWRAARYGMDAELIVGSDGRELLVSDHLAETLADIRDIADELKCGEELAGLDTIVAQGASYQRQLAVADAADGDLRAVVQHLIREFRNGPSRRDVLQDR; encoded by the coding sequence GTGACGGTGCCTTTCGCGACTTCCCCGCGCTCCTCTGTCGGCCTCGAATGGGAGATCATGCTGGCCGACGGCGCCAGCGGCGACCTCGTTCCCCGCGGACCCGAAGTCTTGGACGCCATCGGCGATCAGGTCGCCGGAGAACGCTTCTCGATCACCGGCGAGCTGCTGACCAACACGGTCGAAGTGACCAGCGGTGTCGGCGGCACGGTCGAAGCCGCCGTCGACGACATCGCCGACGCGATCGCCGCCGTTCGCGAAGTGACCGATCCCCGCGGCATCGAGCTGCTCTGCGCGGGAAGCCACCCGTTCGCGCAGTGGTTCGACCAGCAGGTCACCGACAAGACGCGCTACCACACCCTCATCGAGCGCACCCAGTGGTGGGGCCGCAACATGATGATCTGGGGCATCCACGTGCACGTCGGAGTCGACGACGTGAGGAAGGTCATGCCCATCATCCGCGCCCTCACGGTCTACCTGCCGCATCTGCAGGCTCTCTCGGCGTCCAGTCCCTTCTGGGCCGGCGAACGCACCGGGTACGCCTCGAACCGATCCCTCGTCTTCCAGCAGCTGCCGACCGCGGGGCTCCCCTGGCCGCTGACCGACTGGGCCGCCTATGAGGCGTACTTGGACGACATGGTGCGAACGGGCGTCATGGAGGACGCCAGCGAGGTGCGCTGGGATGTGCGGCCCGCACCGAAGTGGGGAACCATCGAGATCCGCGCGTGCGACGGCATGTCGACTCTGCCCGAGCTCTCCGCGGTCGCCGCGTTCGCACAGGTGCTCGTCGAATGGTTCTCGCGACGACTGGATGCGGGAGACGACCTCGTCGAACTCCAGCCGTGGTTCGTGCGGGAGAACAAGTGGCGCGCCGCCCGCTACGGAATGGACGCGGAGCTCATCGTCGGCTCCGACGGACGCGAACTGCTCGTCTCCGACCACCTCGCCGAAACACTCGCCGACATCCGCGACATCGCCGACGAGCTGAAGTGCGGCGAAGAACTCGCCGGCCTCGACACGATCGTCGCGCAGGGTGCGAGCTACCAGCGCCAGCTCGCGGTAGCCGATGCCGCCGACGGCGATCTTCGCGCGGTCGTGCAGCACCTCATCCGCGAGTTCCGGAACGGACCCTCGCGTCGAGACGTGCTGCAGGACCGGTAG